A DNA window from Candidatus Peregrinibacteria bacterium contains the following coding sequences:
- a CDS encoding V-type ATP synthase subunit A: MTETKGIIIKVSGPLVVAKNMIGAKMYEVVRVGNERLVGEVIRLEGDTASVQVYEETGGVAPGEPVERTGDTLSVELGPGLLQSIYDGIQRPLSAIEAKVGPFITRGVEVPGLDHEKKWDFVAVASKGQQVKAGDVLGTVQETSLIEHKIMVPPTVTDAVVEEIKSGNMTIDEIVAVLKDSEGKTHKVAMMHKWPIRIPRPIKTKNIPSVPLVSGGRSIDTFFTLTKGGAAAIPGPFGAGKTVTQQTLAKYCDAQIIVYIGCGERGNEMTEVLVEFPHLEDPNTGEPLMKRTILIANTSNMPVAAREASVYTGITIAEYYRDMGYDVALMADSTSRWAEAMREMSGRLEEMPGEEGYPAYLASRIAAFYERAGYVDCLATEDRKGSLTVIGAVSPPGGDFSEPVTQNTLRVVKVFWGLDSKLAYARHYPAINWLTSYSLYQDNVEAYMRKEVAEDQPTYRNLAMDVLQQEAKLEELVRLVGADSLSGKEQLILMVAKMLREDYLYQNSFDPEDARTPLKRQYQMLKTILTVYKVASGLTENPDFDMGAVKKLDAVGEIPKVKDLRTDEEFEELRKRLTDGINALA, encoded by the coding sequence ATGACAGAAACTAAAGGAATCATCATTAAGGTCTCAGGACCACTGGTCGTTGCCAAAAACATGATCGGGGCAAAGATGTACGAAGTGGTACGCGTTGGTAATGAACGTCTGGTTGGTGAAGTTATCCGACTTGAAGGTGATACGGCATCTGTACAGGTTTATGAAGAAACAGGTGGAGTTGCTCCGGGAGAGCCGGTAGAAAGAACCGGAGATACTCTTTCAGTTGAACTGGGGCCTGGTCTTCTACAAAGTATTTATGATGGTATCCAACGTCCACTTTCTGCTATTGAAGCAAAGGTAGGACCATTCATTACTCGTGGAGTTGAAGTGCCCGGACTTGATCATGAAAAAAAATGGGACTTCGTAGCGGTAGCGTCAAAAGGTCAGCAAGTAAAAGCCGGTGACGTACTTGGAACTGTTCAAGAGACAAGTCTTATAGAACATAAAATCATGGTACCGCCAACTGTAACAGATGCGGTAGTTGAAGAAATCAAATCAGGGAATATGACAATTGATGAAATCGTTGCGGTACTCAAAGATAGTGAGGGAAAGACACACAAGGTAGCTATGATGCACAAATGGCCTATTCGTATCCCAAGACCAATCAAAACAAAGAATATTCCATCAGTACCTCTAGTATCCGGTGGACGTTCTATCGATACTTTTTTCACTCTTACAAAAGGTGGAGCGGCTGCAATTCCAGGTCCCTTCGGTGCAGGTAAAACAGTAACTCAACAAACTCTTGCAAAATACTGTGATGCACAAATTATCGTATATATCGGATGTGGAGAGCGTGGTAACGAAATGACTGAAGTGCTTGTTGAATTCCCACATTTGGAGGATCCAAATACAGGAGAACCTCTTATGAAACGTACAATTCTTATTGCAAATACTTCTAACATGCCGGTGGCTGCTCGTGAAGCTTCTGTATATACAGGGATAACTATTGCAGAGTATTACCGTGACATGGGTTACGATGTTGCGCTTATGGCTGACTCAACTTCTCGTTGGGCTGAGGCTATGCGTGAGATGTCCGGACGGCTGGAAGAAATGCCCGGTGAGGAAGGATATCCTGCTTATCTTGCATCACGTATCGCTGCTTTCTACGAAAGAGCCGGGTACGTTGATTGTCTGGCAACCGAAGATCGTAAAGGTTCACTTACTGTTATCGGAGCGGTGTCACCTCCTGGAGGAGACTTCTCTGAACCGGTTACGCAAAACACACTTCGTGTGGTTAAAGTATTCTGGGGACTTGATTCAAAACTTGCGTACGCTCGTCATTATCCTGCTATTAACTGGTTAACTTCATACTCTCTATACCAAGACAATGTTGAGGCATATATGAGAAAAGAAGTTGCGGAAGATCAACCGACGTACAGAAATCTTGCGATGGATGTATTACAACAAGAGGCGAAACTGGAAGAGCTTGTACGTCTCGTTGGAGCTGATTCGCTTTCAGGTAAAGAGCAACTTATTCTTATGGTGGCAAAGATGCTACGTGAGGATTACCTATACCAAAACTCATTTGATCCTGAGGACGCAAGAACTCCACTAAAGAGACAATACCAAATGCTAAAAACTATTCTTACAGTTTATAAAGTAGCTTCAGGTCTTACAGAAAACCCTGATTTTGACATGGGGGCTGTGAAAAAGCTTGATGCAGTAGGAGAAATTCCAAAAGTAAAAGACCTAAGAACAGATGAAGAGTTTGAAGAACTAAGAAAAAGACTTACTGATGGAATCAACGCTTTAGCATAA